One window from the genome of Cricetulus griseus strain 17A/GY chromosome 2, alternate assembly CriGri-PICRH-1.0, whole genome shotgun sequence encodes:
- the Mib2 gene encoding E3 ubiquitin-protein ligase MIB2 isoform X7 codes for MRWKCRVCFDYDLCTQCYMHNKHDLTHAFERYETSHSRPVTLSPRQGLPRVPLRGIFQGAKVVRGPDWEWGSQDGGEGKTGRVVDIRGWDVETGRSVASVTWADGTTNVYRVGHKGKVDLKCVGEAAGGFYYKEHLPKLGKPAELQRRVSADGQPFQRGDKVKCLLDTDVLRDMQEGHGGWNPRMAEFIGQMGTVHRITDRGDVRVQFNHETRWTFHPGALTKHNSFWVGDVVRVIDDLDTAKRLQAGHGEWTDDMAPALGRVGKVVKVFGDGNLRVAVGGQRWTFSPSCLVAYRPEEDANLDVAERSRENKSAASAPVAGGRQGSPWPALTSTLPPGSLSVALDKLRAQKSDPEHPGRLVVEAALGNVARALDLLRRHPEQVDTKNQGRTALQVAAYLGQVELVRLLLQARASVDLLDDEGNTALHYAALGNQPEATRVLLSAGCGVDARNGTRSTALHVAVQRGFLEVVKTLCERGCDVNLPDAHADTPLHSAISAGAGASSIVEVLTEVPGIDVTATNSQGFTLLHHASLKGHVLAVRKILARARQLVDAKKEDGFTALHLAALNNHREVAQVLIREGRCDVNVRNRKLQSPLHLAVQQAHLGLVPLLVDAGCSVNTEDEEGDTALHVALQRHQLLPLVADRAGGDPGPLQLLSRLQASGLPGSTELTVGAAVACFLALEGADISYANHRGRSPLDLATEGRVLKALQGCAQRFRERQAGGGGGMPPGPRHVLSTPNTVTNLHVSGTAGPDAAECLVCSELALLVLFSPCQHRTVCEECARRMKKCIRCQVVISKKLRPDGSEVVNTIQVPGPPRQLVEELQSRYRQMEERITCPICIDSHIRLVFQCGHGACAPCGAALNACPICRQPIRDRIQIFV; via the exons ATGCGTTGGAAGTGTCGTGTCTGCTTTGACTATGACCTCTGCACACAGTGCTACATGCACAACAAACATGACCTTACCCATGCCTTTGAGCGCTATGAGACATCCCACTCACGCCC GGTCACACTGAGTCCCCGACAGGGTCTCCCTCGAGTCCCACTAAGGGGCATCTTTCAGGGAGCAAAAGTGGTCCGAGGCCCTGACTGGGAATGGGGCTCACAAGATG gaggggaagggaagacagGCCGTGTGGTGGACATCCGTGgctgggatgtggagacaggCCGAAGTGTGGCCAGTGTGACATGGGCAGATGGAACCACCAATGTGTACCGTGTGGGCCACAAGGGCAAGGTGGACCTCAAGTGTGTTGGTGAGGCAGCTGGCGGCTTTTACTACAAGGAGCACCTCCCGAAGCTTG GCAAGCCAGCAGAGCTGCAGCGCAGGGTGAGTGCTGATGGCCAGCCCTTCCAGCGTGGAGACAAGGTCAAGTGTCTGCTGGACACAGATGTCCTAAGGGATATGCAAGAAGGCCATGGTGGCTGGAACCCTAGGATGGCGGAG TTTATCGGACAGATGGGCACCGTGCACCGCATCACAGACCGTGGGGACGTGCGTGTGCAGTTCAACCATGAGACCCGCTGGACCTTCCACCCTGGGGCTCTCACTAAG CACAACAGCTTCTGGGTGGGTGACGTGGTCCGGGTCATCGATGATCTTGACACTGCGAAGCGACTGCAGGCTGGACATGGCGAATGGACCGATGACATGGCCCCT GCCCTGGGCCGAGTTGGGAAAGTGGTGAAGGTGTTTGGAGATGGAAACTTGCGAGTGGCAGTTGGTGGTCAACGGTGGACCTTTAGCCCCTCCTGCTTAGTGGCCTATCGGCCTGAGGAAGATGCCAACTTGGATGTGGCTGAGCGTTCCAGAGAGAACAAAAGTGCGGCATCAGCCCCAGTGGCCGGTGGGAGGCAGGGTAGCCCCTGGCCAGCACTTACCTCAACCCTGCCCCCAGGCTCACTGAGTGTGGCCCTGGACAAGCTTCGGGCCCAGAAGAGTGACCCAGAGCACCCAGGGAGGCTGGTAGTAGAGGCTGCACTGGGAAATGTAGCTCGGGCTCTGGATCTACTGCGAAGGCACCCAGAACAG GTGGACACCAAGAACCAGGGCAGGACTGCCCTGCAGGTGGCTGCTTACTTGGGCCAGGTAGAGCTGGTGCGGCTGCTGCTGCAGGCAAGGGCAAGTGTGGACCTGCTGGATGATGAGGGCAACACTGCACTACACTATGCAGCTCTGGG GAACCAGCCTGAGGCCACAAGGGTACTCCTGAGTGCAGGATGTGGGGTGGATGCTCGAAATGGCACTCGAAGCACAGCCCTACATGTGGCTGTCCAGAGGGGCTTCCTAGAAGTGGTAAAGACCCTGTGTGAGCGTGGTTGTGACGTCAACTTGCCG GATGCCCATGCGGACACGCCCCTGCATTCTGCCATCTCTGCAGGTGCTGGTGCCAGCAGCATTGTTGAAGTCCTCACTGAGGTGCCTGGCATTGATGTCACTGCTACCAATAGCCAGGGCTTCACACTGCTGCACCATGCATCCCTCAAGGGCCATGTGCT AGCAGTCAGAAAGATTCTGGCACGGGCACGGCAGTTGGTGGATGCCAAGAAGGAAGATGGCTTTACTGCACTACATCTGGCAGCTCTTAACAACCACCGTGAGGTGGCCCAGGTCCTAATCCGAGAG GGTCGTTGTGATGTGAATGTGCGCAACCGGAAGCTTCAATCTCCACTGCATCTGGCTGTGCAGCAGGCCCACCTGGGGCTAGTACCGCTGCTCGTGGATGCTGGCTGCAGTGTCAACActgaggatgaggagggagacACAGCCCTGCATGTTGCACTGCAGCGTCATCAGCTCTTGCCCTTGGTGGCTGACAGGGCTGGGGGGGACCCAGGGCCCTTGCAGCTGCTGTCGAGG CTACAGGCCTCAGGTCTCCCGGGCAGCACAGAGCTGACTGTAGGCGCAGCAGTGGCCTGCTTCCTGGCACTGGAGGGTGCTGACATAAGCTATGCAAACCACCGTGGCAGGAGCCCACTGGACCTGGCCACCGAAGGTCGAGTGCTCAAGGCCTTGCAGGGATGTGCCCAGCGCTTCCG GGAGCGACAAGCAGGTGGCGGTGGGGGTATGCCCCCGGGCCCCCGGCACGTGCTGAGCACTCCCAACACCGTGACGAACCTGCATGTGTCTGGCACGGCAGGGCCAGATGCTGCCGAGTGCTTGGTGTGCTCGGAGCTGGCACTGCTGGTTCTGTTCTCACCGTGTCAGCATCGCACCGTGTGTGAGG AGTGCGCTCGCAGGATGAAGAAGTGCATCAGGTGCCAGGTGGTTATCAGCAAGAAGCTACGCCCAG ACGGTTCAGAGGTGGTAAACACCATCCAGGTGCCCGGTCCGCCTCGGCAGCTGGTGGAGGAGCTACAGAGCCGCTACCGGCAGATGGAGGAGCGCATCACTTGTCCGATCTGCATCGACAGCCACATCCGCCTAGTGTTCCAGTGCGGCCATGGGGCATGCGCGCCCTGCGGCGCTGCGCTCAACGCCTGCCCCATCTGCCGCCAGCCCATCCGCGACCGCATTCAGATCTTCGTGTGA